The Caulobacter vibrioides sequence CCGGCGCTGGACGCCAGGTGCAGATACCAGAGCATGTGACAGGCGCTTAAGGAGGACAGCAGCAGGTCCTCGGGATTGTGCAGGGTGGGATCGCCGCCCAGCAGCGGATCGTTCGAGCAGGCTATCGGCGGCTTGCCGGGTGTGGCGATCGTCCAGGTGCGGTCATAACCGCGATAGGTCCGCGTGCCCTCGCCCCGGTCGCCGGTCCATTCGATCAGGCTGGTGTAGTCGTGCTGCTTGGCCATCTCGCGCTCTCCAGACCGCCGAACGCTATCGCGATTCAGCAGCCTGGGAGCGGAGCGTTGATCAGCCGTAGATGATCGAGATGGTCTCGGCGACGCAGGCGGGACGTTCCTCGCCCTCGATCTCGATCGTGCACTCGTTCTTCATCTGCAGACCGCCGGCCTTGGGCTCGACGCTGAGCAGCTTCTGGCGCATCCGCACCTTCTTGCCGACGCGGACCATGCCCGTGAAGCGGACCTTGTCGCAGCCATAGTTGATGCCGCGGGTCACGCCGGTCACCCGCAGGATGCCAGCGCCCAGCATCGGGATCAGCGACAGGGTCAGATAGCCGTGGGCGATCGGCCCACCGATTTCCTGGGTGGCGCGTTCCACATCGACGTGGATCCACTGGTGGTCGCCGGTGGCTTCGGCGAACAGGTTGACGCGCTCCTGGGTGATCTCGACCCAGTCCGAGACACCCAGCTCCTGGCCCACCAGGCCGGCGATGTCGGCGTAGGCGACTTCCTTCATGTGATTTCTCCCTCGAACAGTTGTTTGGATTGGTCGCATGCGTCGCCCCGAAGGGCAAGTCGGCTCAAGGCTCCAAGGCGGCGCGCGCGGGTTCGGGCAGCTGTGATACGGCCTGGTCCAGCAGCTCACGCCAGGCCTCTCCGCGATCGCGCGCCTCGGCATAGGCCTCGCGCAGGGCGAAGGGGTCTTCCTGGGCGAGGGCGTGGATCAAGGTCTCGGCCTGCTCGAAATCCTTGCGCCGCTTGGGATTGGCCTGGCCACGCTTGCGCGAGATGATCAGCTTATGGACCGCGTAGCGTGCGGGCGCGGGGACACGCACCAGCACCCCGTCACCGTGGAGAACAGCGGCCTCCACCGTGTCGCGGAGCAGGAAATCGAGGAATCGAAGAGGCGTCGCGTCGGTGTTCAGGGCCTCCAGTCGCGAAGTCTCCTCGTCGCCGGGATGGCGGCTGGTCGTCAACACATCGACCGCATAGCCGTCAGGCGTGCGATAGGTCGTGCTCTTGCCGGGATCGAGTTTCGGCACGGCGCTGAAGGCGGGATCCGCGCCGCGCAAGATGTCGAGGAACGTCTGGTCCAGGCGATCGTCCAGCGCCACGGAGATTCCGTAGTCTTGGGCGATGTCGAGGTCGCCGGTCCGGACAGCCGTGGAAGGCAGGGTGAACCCCAGCAGGCCCCCGTAGGTCTGGAACGCCACCGTTCCGACCACAGCGGCTCTTAAGCGAAATGCGCCGGCTTGAGCCAGAACCTGCAGGACCCGTCCCGTGCGATTGTCGGGGGCGTGAAGGCCAGCGGCGCGAAGGACGCGGACCAGCATCCGCCGCCCTTCCGAGGCGCTTTTCACCTGCTTGGCTTGTTCGATCGTCTGCAGGAGTTCGGGCGTTTCAAGGCCGAGATAGCGCTCGCGCCGTTCGCCCTGGGATTGCGGCGATCGGACGTACCAATAGTAGCGCCCCTTGCGTTCACGGCGCAGGAAGCTCGCTCCGTCTCCGAACGCGGTGATCTGGGCGGCGCGAAGCTGGTCCAGCAGTTCGGCGACGTTCGTATGGATCGCCAGGGGAAGGCGTTGGAGAGCCATGTGATCCTCGTTGCCACCACTTTATGATTTGTGGTGGCAACTTCGGGAAAGATCAACGAGAAAGACGCCCCCTAAACGATCTTGCTCTCGCCCTTGCCCCAGTAGGCGTCGCGGATCAGGCGCTTGTAGAGCTTGCCGGTCGGGTGGCGGGGCAGTTCGGCCATGAAGTCGATGCGGCGCGGCGACTTGACGTGGCTGAGGTTGGCGCGGGCGAAGGCCATCAGCTCCTCGGCCAGGGCGACCTGGTCGTCGCCGAGGTTCATCGGTTGGATCACCGCCACCACCTGCTCGCCCATCTCCTCGTGCGGCGCGCCCACCACGGCGGCGTCGGCGACCTTGGGGTGGGTGATCAGCAGGTTCTCGATCTCCTGCGGATAGATGTTCACCCCGCCCGAGATGATCATGAAGCTCTTGCGGTCGGTGAGGTAGAGGAAGCCTTCCTCGTCGGCCCAGCCCACGTCGCCCAGCGTGGTCCAGCCGTGCTTGTTGTAGCTCTCGGCCGTCTTGTCCGGGGCGTTGTGGTAGTTCACCGCTGGGCCGTTGGCGAAATAGACCGTGCCTTCGGTGCGCGGCGGCACGGGATCGCCGGCCTCGTCGCAGATGCGCAGCTCGCCCAGCACGGCCTGGCCGACGCTGCCCTTGTGGGTCAGCCAGTTCTGCGAGTTGATCCAGCAGAAGCCGTTACCCTCGGTGCCGGCGTAGTATTCGAAGATCACCGGACCCCACCAGGCGATCATCTGTTCCTTGACCGGGATGGGGCAGGGGGCGGCGGCGTGCACCGCCGACTTCATCGATGAGACGTCGTACTTGGCGCGCGCATCCTCGGGCAGCTTGAGCATGCGCACGAAGTGGGTCGGCACGAACTGGCCGCAGTTGACCTTGTGCTGTTCGATCAGGGCGAGGGCGGTTTCAGGCTCGAACTTCTCCATCACGATGACCGTGCCGCCCAGCTTGTGCACGGTCATGCACCAGCGCAGCGGGGCGGCGTGATAGAGCGGCGCGGGCGACAGATAGATGCTGTCGCCCGAGAAGCCGAACAGGCCCTGGGCCATCATCTGCAGGGCGTTGGGCGCGTCGATCGGCCCGTCGCTGAGGGCGGGCTTGACCCCCTTGGGACGTCCCGTGGTGCCCGACGAGTACAGCATGTCCGTGCCGGCGCTCTCATTGGCGATCGGCGTGGTCGGCTGGCTCTCACGGGCCGCGACGAAGTCGGCGTAGGGGCCGTGCGCGCCGCCCACCGTGAACAGCGAGAGGCCGGGAACCAGGGCGGCGATCTCGTCGATCATCGGGCCCATTGCCGTGGAGGTGATGAACACCTTGGCCCCGCAGTCCTGCAGGATGTACTCGGCCTCGGAGGCGGTCAGCTTGGTGGAGATGCAGACGAAATACAGGCCCGATCGCTGGGCCGCCCAGGCGACCTCGAAGAAGCGGGCGTTGTTTTCCATCAGGATGGCGATGACGTCGCCGGGGACCAGACCGAGCGACCGGAACAGGTGCGCGCCCTGGTTCGAGCGCGCATCCAGCTGGGCGTAGGTCACGACCTCGCCGGAGCCGGACATGA is a genomic window containing:
- a CDS encoding MaoC family dehydratase; this translates as MKEVAYADIAGLVGQELGVSDWVEITQERVNLFAEATGDHQWIHVDVERATQEIGGPIAHGYLTLSLIPMLGAGILRVTGVTRGINYGCDKVRFTGMVRVGKKVRMRQKLLSVEPKAGGLQMKNECTIEIEGEERPACVAETISIIYG
- a CDS encoding OsmC family protein — protein: MAKQHDYTSLIEWTGDRGEGTRTYRGYDRTWTIATPGKPPIACSNDPLLGGDPTLHNPEDLLLSSLSACHMLWYLHLASSAGIVVRGYRDSPLGVGESTPDGAGRFLRATLRPHIVVEAGADLAKADAIHHEIHKVCFIARSVNFPVDYAATYEEA
- a CDS encoding acyl-CoA synthetase, producing the protein MHPYLHAQSQGDKAAYIMSGSGEVVTYAQLDARSNQGAHLFRSLGLVPGDVIAILMENNARFFEVAWAAQRSGLYFVCISTKLTASEAEYILQDCGAKVFITSTAMGPMIDEIAALVPGLSLFTVGGAHGPYADFVAARESQPTTPIANESAGTDMLYSSGTTGRPKGVKPALSDGPIDAPNALQMMAQGLFGFSGDSIYLSPAPLYHAAPLRWCMTVHKLGGTVIVMEKFEPETALALIEQHKVNCGQFVPTHFVRMLKLPEDARAKYDVSSMKSAVHAAAPCPIPVKEQMIAWWGPVIFEYYAGTEGNGFCWINSQNWLTHKGSVGQAVLGELRICDEAGDPVPPRTEGTVYFANGPAVNYHNAPDKTAESYNKHGWTTLGDVGWADEEGFLYLTDRKSFMIISGGVNIYPQEIENLLITHPKVADAAVVGAPHEEMGEQVVAVIQPMNLGDDQVALAEELMAFARANLSHVKSPRRIDFMAELPRHPTGKLYKRLIRDAYWGKGESKIV
- a CDS encoding nucleotidyltransferase family protein, whose amino-acid sequence is MALQRLPLAIHTNVAELLDQLRAAQITAFGDGASFLRRERKGRYYWYVRSPQSQGERRERYLGLETPELLQTIEQAKQVKSASEGRRMLVRVLRAAGLHAPDNRTGRVLQVLAQAGAFRLRAAVVGTVAFQTYGGLLGFTLPSTAVRTGDLDIAQDYGISVALDDRLDQTFLDILRGADPAFSAVPKLDPGKSTTYRTPDGYAVDVLTTSRHPGDEETSRLEALNTDATPLRFLDFLLRDTVEAAVLHGDGVLVRVPAPARYAVHKLIISRKRGQANPKRRKDFEQAETLIHALAQEDPFALREAYAEARDRGEAWRELLDQAVSQLPEPARAALEP